A genomic stretch from Photobacterium atrarenae includes:
- a CDS encoding carboxymuconolactone decarboxylase family protein: protein MRISAKQHYSFLIKPLLWLQKRHYGHPLNPALLWGRRPALFWLVAGFFGYLDRKSSPLTPVIRSLICVRVSQLNHCAFCVDANGMKLAERCDSVEKIKALAHWQQSELFSPEEQAVLGYTEAITVTGQQVTDTMLSTLKQWYDEDALVELTALIAFQNLSAKFNTALDVPAQGFCSLPIQPEQSAPHPTQPTNHTK, encoded by the coding sequence GTGCGTATTTCAGCCAAGCAACACTATTCTTTTCTTATCAAGCCACTTCTCTGGCTTCAGAAACGCCATTACGGCCATCCTCTGAATCCGGCGCTGTTATGGGGGCGCCGCCCTGCCCTGTTCTGGCTGGTTGCCGGCTTCTTTGGCTACCTGGACCGAAAATCCTCCCCGTTAACCCCGGTGATCCGCTCACTGATCTGCGTCCGCGTTTCGCAGCTCAATCACTGTGCATTTTGTGTCGATGCTAATGGGATGAAGCTGGCCGAGCGCTGTGACTCTGTCGAAAAAATCAAAGCGCTGGCGCATTGGCAGCAAAGTGAGCTGTTCAGCCCCGAGGAGCAGGCGGTGCTGGGCTACACCGAAGCTATCACAGTCACCGGACAGCAAGTCACGGACACCATGTTGTCAACATTGAAACAATGGTACGACGAGGATGCGCTCGTAGAGCTCACAGCCCTCATCGCTTTCCAGAATCTGTCCGCCAAATTTAATACCGCCCTGGATGTACCTGCGCAGGGCTTTTGCTCACTGCCGATCCAACCGGAGCAATCCGCTCCGCACCCGACTCAGCCGACTAACCACACAAAGTAG
- a CDS encoding TfoX/Sxy family DNA transformation protein, whose translation MDKPVLKDSLRLFRCFDNVKSRSMFGGFGVFSGETMFALVVNDKLHLRANAENEEQFKKAGLSPYVYKKRGFPVVTKHYAIPEEWWNEPEKIIEHAKHSFEAAKQDKEKKSQSGPSRIKDLPNLRLANERMLKKAGITTVDELYEAGALNAFKALQETHQDTVNIDLLWALEGAVSGRHWSVIPQQRRSELLAKLNS comes from the coding sequence ATGGACAAACCAGTACTTAAAGATTCTCTTCGACTATTTCGTTGTTTTGACAATGTAAAATCACGTTCAATGTTTGGTGGCTTTGGAGTTTTCTCAGGCGAAACCATGTTTGCGTTAGTGGTTAACGACAAACTGCACCTGCGGGCCAATGCTGAAAACGAAGAACAATTCAAGAAAGCCGGATTGAGCCCGTACGTTTACAAAAAACGTGGGTTCCCGGTGGTCACGAAACATTACGCAATTCCTGAGGAATGGTGGAATGAACCGGAGAAAATCATCGAACACGCAAAGCACTCTTTTGAAGCTGCCAAGCAGGATAAAGAAAAGAAAAGCCAGAGTGGCCCAAGCCGGATCAAGGATCTGCCGAACCTGCGCTTAGCTAATGAGCGGATGTTGAAAAAAGCAGGGATCACGACCGTCGATGAGCTCTACGAAGCCGGTGCGTTGAACGCTTTCAAAGCGTTGCAGGAAACCCACCAGGACACGGTTAATATCGATTTGCTGTGGGCCCTTGAGGGTGCGGTCAGCGGACGCCATTGGTCTGTGATTCCGCAGCAGCGTCGCTCTGAGCTGTTGGCGAAATTAAACTCCTGA
- the purR gene encoding HTH-type transcriptional repressor PurR encodes MATIKDVARLAGVSTTTVSHVINKTRFVAEATQKKVLAAVDELNYAPSAVARSLKCNTTRTIGMLVTKSTNPFFAEVVHGVEEYCYGEGYTLILCNTEGNLEKQRDYLRMLAEKRVDGLLVMCSDLDDKLLALLERQKDLPMVIMDWGPESPHTDKIQDNAELGGYVATKYFIEHGHQKIGCLTGHTEKLTCRERLKGFYKAMEEANLSVNPDWLIEGDFECESAVAAAKQYIAMDDRPSAIFCFNDIMAMALISTFEQAGLRVPDDVSIIGYDNIDLAPYFSPPLTTIHQPKQRLGQKAIEILMARVKDKQHERRIFEMAPELVVRKSVKKINA; translated from the coding sequence ATGGCAACGATTAAAGATGTTGCACGTTTGGCAGGTGTTTCAACCACAACAGTGTCTCACGTGATCAATAAAACCCGGTTTGTTGCAGAAGCAACTCAGAAGAAAGTTCTGGCCGCTGTAGACGAACTCAACTATGCCCCGAGTGCTGTGGCGCGTAGCCTGAAATGTAATACCACCCGAACCATCGGCATGCTGGTCACCAAGTCGACCAACCCATTTTTCGCCGAAGTAGTTCACGGTGTCGAAGAATACTGCTACGGAGAAGGCTACACCCTGATCCTGTGTAATACCGAAGGCAACCTGGAAAAACAGCGCGATTACCTGCGAATGCTGGCTGAGAAACGCGTGGATGGCCTGCTGGTGATGTGTTCCGATCTTGACGATAAGCTGCTGGCCCTGCTGGAACGCCAGAAAGATCTGCCGATGGTGATCATGGACTGGGGACCAGAGAGCCCGCATACCGACAAGATTCAGGACAATGCTGAGCTGGGCGGATATGTCGCGACCAAGTACTTTATTGAGCACGGCCACCAGAAAATTGGCTGCCTCACCGGCCATACCGAGAAACTCACGTGCCGTGAGCGCCTCAAAGGCTTCTACAAAGCAATGGAAGAAGCCAATCTGAGCGTAAATCCGGACTGGCTGATTGAAGGTGACTTTGAATGTGAATCTGCTGTTGCCGCGGCAAAGCAATATATCGCGATGGACGATCGCCCAAGCGCCATTTTCTGTTTCAATGATATTATGGCCATGGCGCTGATCAGTACCTTTGAGCAGGCCGGGCTGCGCGTACCGGATGATGTTTCCATTATCGGCTACGACAATATCGACCTGGCGCCTTACTTCTCTCCGCCGCTGACCACCATCCACCAGCCGAAGCAGCGCCTGGGTCAGAAGGCCATTGAGATCCTGATGGCACGGGTGAAAGACAAACAACATGAGCGCCGTATCTTTGAGATGGCTCCGGAATTGGTTGTCCGTAAATCTGTCAAGAAGATAAACGCTTAA